The Patescibacteria group bacterium genome has a segment encoding these proteins:
- a CDS encoding DUF167 domain-containing protein, whose protein sequence is MENILSIHLHPNAKQNKIETQTNGSFEIWVTAQPQDNKANAACLKVLAKQLKVSPSRLEIIRGFTSRHKTIKKLK, encoded by the coding sequence ATGGAAAACATACTATCAATTCACCTTCATCCTAACGCCAAACAGAATAAGATCGAAACCCAAACTAATGGGAGTTTTGAGATATGGGTGACAGCTCAGCCGCAAGACAACAAGGCCAATGCCGCTTGCTTGAAGGTGTTGGCCAAACAGTTGAAAGTTTCCCCCAGTCGCCTCGAGATTATCCGTGGATTTACCAGCCGACACAAAACGATCAAAAAACTCAAATAA
- a CDS encoding NUDIX domain-containing protein: MTHARASLIIINLNKILLIHRIKNDTEYFVFPGGSVEDGENLTDAAVREAKEETGLNVKLGKKLWQYRNDFDNRDNHYFVVTKYSGELKLGRPEIERVSNNNKYILEWHSLKALNDIKLFPVEIKERVIDFLNGKHTINSPSS, from the coding sequence ATGACTCACGCAAGAGCAAGTCTAATAATCATAAACCTAAATAAAATATTACTAATCCACCGGATTAAAAACGATACGGAATATTTTGTGTTCCCGGGCGGAAGCGTCGAAGATGGCGAAAACTTAACCGACGCGGCGGTTCGAGAAGCAAAGGAAGAAACGGGGTTGAATGTGAAGCTGGGTAAGAAGCTGTGGCAGTACCGTAATGATTTTGACAACAGAGACAACCACTACTTTGTTGTCACAAAATATTCTGGTGAACTGAAATTAGGACGGCCCGAAATTGAACGGGTGTCTAATAACAACAAGTATATTCTAGAATGGCACAGTTTGAAGGCGTTAAACGACATCAAGTTATTCCCGGTTGAGATAAAGGAAAGAGTTATAGATTTCTTAAATGGAAAACATACTATCAATTCACCTTCATCCTAA
- a CDS encoding GDSL-type esterase/lipase family protein has protein sequence MVKVLIFGDSIAWGAFDLEKGGWVERLKTYYLATFETEEVGVYNLGISSNDTRGLLFGLEKSISIFDAVEPEEYILLFAIGSNDARYIGKRDQPYIPIGEFKNNLEKIVELAKSHATKIVFTGLTIVNEQLTKPWRDDLFWENSDLKKYNDIIEELCQERGLSFIPLWDVLTEADLPDGLHPNAQGHIKIYQRVKDYLQKLL, from the coding sequence ATGGTAAAAGTACTAATTTTCGGTGACAGCATTGCGTGGGGAGCTTTTGATTTGGAAAAAGGCGGCTGGGTAGAGCGGCTCAAAACATACTATTTGGCGACATTTGAAACGGAAGAAGTAGGTGTCTATAATTTAGGTATTTCCAGCAACGATACGAGAGGCTTACTGTTTGGTCTGGAAAAATCAATTAGTATTTTCGACGCAGTTGAGCCGGAAGAATATATTCTACTATTTGCGATTGGATCAAACGATGCTCGATATATCGGGAAAAGGGATCAGCCCTACATTCCAATTGGCGAGTTCAAAAACAATCTTGAAAAGATAGTTGAACTGGCCAAGTCACACGCAACAAAAATTGTATTTACCGGCCTCACGATTGTTAATGAGCAACTGACAAAACCGTGGCGAGATGATCTGTTCTGGGAAAACTCTGACTTGAAGAAATACAACGATATCATCGAAGAACTTTGCCAAGAACGTGGGCTTAGCTTCATCCCATTATGGGATGTTTTAACCGAAGCGGATTTGCCAGATGGGCTACATCCCAACGCTCAAGGGCATATAAAAATATACCAGCGGGTAAAGGACTATTTACAAAAGTTATTATAG
- the arsM gene encoding arsenite methyltransferase, whose protein sequence is MLKKNIKQIVKKHYSKIVTISGSGCCGNSCACSKKVANNKIAKSIGYSDDELGQTAEANLGLGCGNPTGMANITPGNVILDLGSGAGIDCFLAAKKTGSTGRVIGVDMTQTMIDQANNNAKKLNYQNVEFRLGDIEKLPVESDSIDVIISNCVINLAPDKSKVFNEAFRVLKKGGKIYNSDIVLLEDITDDIKNDEELIAGCVGGALQKDEYINIIKVAGFSVKVLSEDKEISKRQYEGIPLESIKIEAIKMDK, encoded by the coding sequence ATGCTAAAGAAAAACATTAAGCAAATTGTAAAGAAACACTACAGCAAAATAGTCACAATAAGCGGTTCGGGTTGTTGTGGTAATAGTTGCGCCTGTAGTAAGAAGGTTGCTAATAACAAAATTGCTAAAAGTATCGGCTATTCGGATGATGAACTGGGACAAACTGCCGAAGCTAATCTTGGTTTGGGCTGTGGTAACCCTACCGGAATGGCAAATATCACGCCGGGTAACGTTATATTGGACTTGGGTTCGGGGGCGGGGATAGACTGTTTTTTGGCGGCAAAGAAAACCGGTAGCACCGGTCGCGTTATTGGAGTTGATATGACCCAAACTATGATTGATCAGGCTAATAATAATGCTAAAAAGTTAAATTATCAAAATGTCGAATTCAGATTAGGTGATATCGAAAAGTTACCAGTAGAGAGCGACTCTATCGACGTAATCATTAGCAATTGCGTGATCAATCTGGCGCCGGATAAATCAAAGGTATTCAATGAAGCATTTCGGGTGTTGAAAAAAGGCGGTAAAATATATAATTCGGATATAGTTCTTTTGGAAGACATTACAGATGATATCAAGAACGATGAAGAGCTAATTGCCGGGTGCGTAGGTGGTGCGTTGCAAAAAGACGAATATATTAACATTATCAAAGTCGCTGGTTTTTCCGTGAAAGTTTTATCAGAGGATAAAGAAATCAGTAAAAGGCAATATGAGGGAATACCACTTGAAAGTATTAAGATCGAGGCGATAAAAATGGATAAATGA
- a CDS encoding F0F1 ATP synthase subunit epsilon, whose protein sequence is MEKVQLEIVTPEHTVYAAEVDQVSLPTGQGEITVLPHHIPLVSTLQAGRVKIVRDGREEFMAISSGFIEVQPHRVVVLAQTAERAEEIDLARAQAARDRAQESLKEERLNKEEYAAVASALEKEMVRLRVAERHRERRVTNQVERAKREGGSQETGI, encoded by the coding sequence ATGGAAAAGGTTCAACTCGAAATTGTCACACCCGAACACACTGTTTACGCGGCTGAAGTCGATCAGGTGTCTTTGCCGACCGGCCAGGGCGAGATTACGGTTTTACCGCATCATATTCCGCTGGTTAGCACCTTGCAAGCCGGACGAGTTAAAATTGTGCGCGATGGCCGAGAAGAATTCATGGCCATTTCGAGTGGCTTCATCGAAGTCCAGCCGCACCGGGTAGTCGTTTTAGCCCAAACGGCCGAACGCGCCGAAGAGATTGACTTAGCCCGCGCCCAGGCCGCTCGCGATCGCGCCCAAGAGTCATTAAAAGAAGAACGATTAAATAAAGAAGAATACGCGGCTGTAGCCAGCGCACTGGAAAAAGAGATGGTGCGTCTGCGTGTGGCCGAGCGTCATCGTGAACGGCGTGTTACCAATCAAGTTGAGCGCGCCAAACGCGAGGGTGGCAGCCAGGAGACTGGGATATAG
- the atpD gene encoding F0F1 ATP synthase subunit beta has product MNKGKIVQIIGPVVDVQFGDELPAVYNALEITRPDKSVIVLEAHSGLGSNRIRTISLGATDGLSRGMEVVDTGKPISVPVGKETLGRMFNVLGQPIDDQPAPTTAKTLPIHRAAPEFTEQSTKTEVLETGIKVIDLICPIIKGGKVGLFGGAGVGKTVVVMELIRNIATEHGGYSVFAGVGERTREGNQLYNEMKESGVLSKTSLVFGQMNEPPGARLRVGLTGLTIAEYFRDEEQQDVLLFIDNIFRFTQAGSEVSALLGRIPSAVGYQPNLATEMGELQERITSTKKGSITSVQAIYVPADDLTDPAPATTFGHLDSTVVLSRSLSELGIYPAVDALDSSSTALDPLIVGEEHYAVAQRVQKVIQRYKDLQDIIAILGIEELSDEDKLAVARARKIQRFLSQPFYVAETFSNIPGRYVPLAETIRGFKEILDGKHDDKPEQAFYMKGTIDEVGQG; this is encoded by the coding sequence ATGAACAAGGGTAAAATCGTACAAATTATTGGACCAGTCGTAGATGTGCAATTCGGAGATGAATTACCAGCCGTTTATAACGCACTGGAGATAACCCGTCCGGATAAATCCGTAATTGTGCTCGAGGCGCACTCGGGTTTGGGTTCAAATCGAATTCGCACTATATCTCTGGGAGCCACCGACGGATTGAGCCGGGGCATGGAAGTAGTAGATACCGGTAAGCCGATTTCGGTGCCGGTTGGCAAAGAGACGTTGGGTCGTATGTTTAATGTACTCGGCCAGCCGATTGATGACCAGCCGGCACCTACTACCGCCAAGACTCTGCCGATTCACCGGGCGGCGCCGGAGTTTACCGAACAATCCACTAAAACCGAAGTGCTGGAAACCGGTATCAAAGTCATCGACTTGATCTGCCCGATCATCAAAGGCGGCAAAGTCGGTTTGTTTGGCGGTGCCGGTGTGGGTAAGACTGTCGTGGTGATGGAGCTAATCCGTAATATCGCGACCGAGCACGGCGGTTACTCGGTCTTTGCCGGCGTGGGCGAACGGACTCGCGAGGGCAATCAGCTGTACAATGAAATGAAAGAGTCCGGTGTACTATCAAAAACATCCCTCGTCTTCGGTCAAATGAACGAACCGCCAGGAGCCCGCCTCCGGGTGGGTTTAACCGGCCTGACCATTGCCGAGTATTTCCGTGATGAAGAACAACAGGATGTATTGCTGTTTATCGACAATATATTTCGATTTACCCAAGCCGGTTCCGAAGTATCGGCCCTGTTGGGTCGTATTCCATCGGCGGTTGGTTATCAGCCGAACCTGGCAACTGAAATGGGTGAGCTGCAAGAACGTATTACCTCAACCAAAAAGGGTTCGATTACATCCGTCCAGGCCATATACGTACCGGCCGATGACTTGACCGATCCCGCGCCAGCCACGACATTCGGCCACCTTGATTCCACTGTGGTATTGTCGCGCAGTCTGTCGGAACTGGGTATTTATCCAGCCGTGGACGCTCTTGATTCCAGTTCGACCGCGCTGGATCCGTTGATTGTCGGCGAAGAACATTACGCGGTGGCACAGCGGGTACAGAAGGTAATTCAGCGCTACAAAGACTTGCAGGATATCATCGCCATTCTCGGAATCGAAGAATTGTCGGACGAAGACAAGCTAGCCGTGGCTCGGGCGCGCAAGATCCAGCGTTTCTTGTCGCAGCCTTTCTATGTGGCGGAAACATTTAGTAACATTCCCGGCCGCTATGTTCCACTGGCCGAGACAATCCGTGGATTCAAAGAAATATTGGACGGAAAACATGACGATAAACCTGAACAAGCCTTCTATATGAAGGGTACGATTGACGAAGTCGGGCAGGGATAA
- the atpG gene encoding ATP synthase F1 subunit gamma, whose amino-acid sequence MPANTRDIKRRLRSISSTKQITKAMELVAAAKMRRAVQAVQSSRSYANLAWMTVQNLAQRTDRRLHALLRRNKSIRRKAILLITSNRGLCGGFNQQITKLAIEKYQATVKAGIPVDFIVMGRRGRDVLLRQGLPIVAEFEKQDVVSNTSEIFPVARLLIDDFKAEKYDRVWIAYTDFKSALKQEAVMRQLLPIEKRKAVIDVAEPNSQEANEDEMGEYLFEPSPDEVLGLMLQSIVEIQIYQAVLESNASEHSARMMAMRNASDNAEEYMSDLQLYYNQARQANITRDLAEISASRAVLES is encoded by the coding sequence ATGCCCGCCAATACTCGAGACATAAAAAGAAGGCTACGCTCAATCTCCAGCACCAAGCAGATCACCAAGGCGATGGAGCTGGTGGCTGCTGCCAAGATGCGCCGGGCGGTCCAGGCCGTGCAGTCTTCAAGGAGCTATGCAAACCTGGCCTGGATGACTGTGCAAAATCTAGCGCAACGAACTGATCGAAGGTTGCATGCCTTGTTGCGGCGCAATAAGTCCATTCGCCGTAAAGCCATTCTGCTGATCACGTCCAATCGCGGATTATGCGGGGGATTTAATCAGCAAATTACTAAACTAGCGATAGAAAAATATCAGGCAACTGTGAAAGCGGGCATACCAGTTGATTTCATCGTAATGGGACGGCGCGGTCGTGACGTTTTGCTGCGACAAGGCCTGCCAATCGTGGCGGAATTTGAAAAACAGGACGTGGTCAGCAATACCTCAGAAATATTTCCTGTCGCCCGATTATTGATTGACGACTTCAAAGCCGAAAAATACGACCGGGTTTGGATCGCCTATACCGATTTTAAGTCAGCTCTGAAACAAGAGGCGGTAATGCGGCAGCTACTGCCAATCGAAAAACGAAAGGCCGTGATCGATGTTGCTGAACCAAACAGTCAGGAGGCAAATGAAGACGAAATGGGCGAATATCTATTCGAGCCTTCGCCAGATGAAGTGTTGGGTCTAATGCTGCAGAGTATTGTCGAGATACAAATTTATCAGGCGGTACTGGAATCGAATGCCTCGGAACATTCGGCTCGTATGATGGCGATGCGCAATGCCAGCGATAATGCGGAAGAATATATGAGTGATTTACAACTATACTACAACCAAGCCAGACAGGCGAATATCACTCGGGACTTAGCAGAAATTTCAGCCTCAAGAGCGGTATTGGAAAGTTAA
- the atpA gene encoding F0F1 ATP synthase subunit alpha, with amino-acid sequence MSSTKDFVIENLKKEIEQFNDTVSVSTIGRIIELGDGIARVAGLGKVQSQEMLEFPGGTIGVALNLEEDSIGAIILGEFSHLKEGDEVKSTGRILEVPVGSGVIGRVIDPLGQPVDGKGPIKAESYSPVEKIAPGVVTRAAVDTPLQTGIKAIDSMIPIGRGQRELIIGDRQTGKTAIAIDTIINQHDQNVFCIYVAIGQKESKIARIVAELERRGAMKYTTVVVTSASDAAALSFIAPFAGCAMGEYFRDNKQNALVIYDDLSKHAVAYRQISLLLRRPPGREAFPGDIFYLHSRLLERAAKMSQKYGGGSLTALPIIETQAGDISAYIPTNVISITDGQIYLESDLFFQGVRPALNVGLSVSRVGSAAQKKAMKKVAGKLRLDLAQYREFAAFAQFGSDLDDATKQKLERGKRITEILKQPQYVPMPVMKQVVILYAAINGLLDDVAVESMVEFETGLLQYVTSQRQDVYEKLLSTGELTDDLEKDLQAAIVEYKASFQTTQVK; translated from the coding sequence ATGTCCAGCACCAAAGATTTCGTCATCGAGAATTTGAAAAAAGAAATAGAACAGTTCAACGATACTGTGTCAGTATCCACGATTGGACGCATAATTGAGCTGGGCGACGGCATAGCGCGCGTGGCTGGATTAGGCAAGGTACAATCCCAGGAAATGTTAGAATTCCCCGGCGGCACCATCGGTGTGGCTCTAAACCTGGAAGAAGACTCAATTGGCGCGATTATTCTGGGAGAATTTTCCCATCTTAAAGAAGGCGATGAGGTAAAATCCACCGGCCGCATCCTGGAAGTACCGGTGGGCTCGGGCGTAATTGGCCGGGTAATTGATCCACTAGGACAGCCTGTTGATGGCAAGGGGCCGATCAAGGCAGAATCATACAGTCCAGTTGAAAAAATCGCGCCGGGCGTAGTGACTCGTGCCGCGGTGGATACGCCATTACAAACCGGCATCAAAGCGATTGATTCGATGATTCCAATCGGCCGCGGTCAACGGGAGTTGATTATTGGCGATCGTCAAACCGGTAAAACCGCCATTGCCATCGATACGATTATCAATCAGCATGATCAGAACGTATTTTGCATCTATGTGGCCATCGGACAGAAAGAATCCAAAATCGCCCGGATTGTGGCAGAATTGGAGCGGCGCGGCGCTATGAAATATACCACCGTAGTCGTGACATCGGCTTCAGATGCGGCCGCCCTGAGTTTTATCGCGCCGTTTGCCGGTTGTGCGATGGGCGAGTATTTCCGGGACAACAAACAGAACGCGTTGGTCATATACGACGATCTCTCGAAACACGCCGTGGCTTACCGCCAAATATCATTATTACTGCGCCGGCCGCCCGGACGCGAAGCTTTCCCCGGTGATATATTTTATCTCCATTCACGTTTGCTGGAACGGGCTGCCAAGATGAGCCAAAAATACGGCGGCGGGTCATTGACCGCGCTGCCCATTATTGAAACCCAAGCTGGCGATATCTCGGCATATATCCCAACTAACGTTATTTCCATCACCGATGGGCAGATCTATCTAGAATCTGATTTGTTTTTCCAGGGCGTTCGGCCGGCCTTGAACGTTGGCTTATCAGTCTCTCGTGTCGGCTCGGCGGCTCAGAAAAAAGCCATGAAAAAAGTGGCCGGAAAATTACGTCTCGATCTGGCTCAATACCGTGAATTCGCCGCCTTTGCTCAATTCGGTTCCGATCTTGATGATGCGACGAAGCAAAAATTGGAACGCGGTAAGCGCATCACCGAAATATTGAAACAGCCTCAATATGTGCCTATGCCGGTGATGAAACAGGTCGTCATACTCTATGCCGCGATTAACGGATTGCTCGATGATGTAGCCGTAGAATCTATGGTTGAGTTCGAGACTGGGCTGCTGCAGTACGTCACCAGCCAGCGCCAGGACGTTTATGAAAAATTGTTAAGTACTGGTGAGCTGACCGACGATCTGGAAAAAGATTTACAAGCCGCCATCGTGGAGTACAAAGCTTCGTTTCAAACAACTCAGGTAAAATAA
- the atpH gene encoding ATP synthase F1 subunit delta: MKKLNAKQYAHLLDQVTEGKSKAELPVVIKGFTTLLLRRHQLNLKDRIIQEYNLLFQEKTGRYLAQVTTVKKLSDSAIQDINNRLKGAFGYQVEIEEKLDPDLIGGFTIQVKDTVIDASVKSLLQTLRSKMVNS; encoded by the coding sequence ATGAAAAAGCTTAACGCCAAACAATACGCCCACTTGCTCGATCAGGTGACCGAGGGTAAGTCGAAGGCCGAACTTCCCGTTGTAATAAAGGGGTTTACAACTTTGCTGCTACGTCGCCATCAATTGAATCTCAAAGATCGGATTATACAAGAATACAATTTATTATTCCAAGAGAAAACGGGTCGATACCTGGCGCAAGTTACCACGGTAAAAAAATTATCAGACAGCGCCATACAAGATATTAACAATCGATTAAAAGGCGCTTTCGGCTATCAAGTGGAAATTGAGGAGAAACTAGATCCAGATTTGATTGGCGGATTTACTATCCAGGTTAAAGATACAGTGATTGATGCCAGTGTCAAAAGCCTACTGCAAACCCTTAGGTCCAAAATGGTCAATTCATAA
- the atpF gene encoding F0F1 ATP synthase subunit B yields MELIDKLGIDWKLLVAQIINFGILLFVLYRFAYRPILKMLQKRSQTIEDGLANAKKIEDNLRDSEQSKGEILNAARQQGQSIITQAGEQAERTRAERLQAAGLEVEEIISRAKQEITEAKLTMLKEVKQEVADLVIQATEKILQEKLDDKTQKAIVDRALAQIKENK; encoded by the coding sequence ATGGAATTAATCGACAAACTCGGCATTGACTGGAAATTATTGGTCGCGCAGATTATCAACTTTGGCATTCTGCTGTTTGTGCTATACCGATTCGCGTACCGGCCGATATTGAAAATGTTGCAAAAACGCTCTCAAACTATTGAAGATGGTTTGGCCAACGCCAAGAAGATCGAGGATAATCTACGAGACAGCGAGCAAAGCAAAGGTGAAATATTAAATGCCGCCCGGCAGCAAGGCCAGTCGATCATTACTCAGGCTGGCGAACAGGCTGAGCGGACGCGCGCCGAACGCTTACAGGCGGCCGGTCTTGAAGTAGAGGAAATAATCAGCCGAGCAAAACAGGAAATTACCGAGGCCAAGCTGACCATGCTGAAAGAGGTGAAGCAGGAAGTAGCCGATTTAGTGATTCAGGCGACTGAAAAAATACTTCAGGAGAAGTTGGATGATAAGACTCAAAAAGCAATCGTAGATAGAGCGTTAGCCCAGATAAAGGAAAATAAGTAA
- the atpE gene encoding ATP synthase F0 subunit C: METEAVKMWAAALTIAIGGFAPALAIGKLAAKAMESIGRNPESAGKIQVPMLIAIAFAEAIAIYALVVALIIKFV, from the coding sequence ATGGAAACAGAAGCTGTCAAAATGTGGGCCGCCGCCCTAACCATCGCCATCGGTGGTTTCGCGCCGGCACTCGCTATCGGTAAACTGGCCGCCAAAGCCATGGAATCGATCGGCCGCAACCCGGAATCAGCCGGCAAGATTCAGGTTCCAATGTTAATTGCCATCGCGTTCGCTGAGGCCATCGCTATTTACGCATTGGTGGTCGCCCTGATTATCAAGTTTGTTTAG
- the atpB gene encoding F0F1 ATP synthase subunit A, whose product MHISLAAEKLFNIGPLPVTNTLLASWISVVVLLGLVWSLKRKGIKSVPKGLQNIVEFIFETWLNLMDGVTHDRKKSIRFFPWVVTIFLFVVTSNWLGLLPGFGTIGFNEIKEGKHVLVPLFRTVNSDLNVTLALALISVIMVQVFGIITIGIVKYSKRFINLKNPIIGLLEGIDQLATIVSFSFRLFGNVFAGEVLLVIIASLVPFVVPLPFYFLEMFVGVIQAFIFAILSLVFFEVATMEHH is encoded by the coding sequence ATGCACATTTCGCTCGCGGCTGAAAAGTTATTTAATATCGGACCATTGCCGGTCACCAATACACTATTAGCCTCATGGATTAGTGTGGTTGTCTTGCTAGGATTGGTCTGGTCATTGAAGAGAAAAGGCATCAAATCAGTCCCCAAGGGTTTGCAGAATATTGTTGAATTCATTTTTGAAACTTGGTTGAATTTGATGGACGGTGTTACCCATGATCGCAAGAAATCAATTCGGTTCTTTCCCTGGGTAGTGACGATATTTTTATTCGTAGTGACGTCGAATTGGCTGGGTCTATTGCCGGGTTTTGGTACGATCGGTTTTAATGAAATTAAAGAAGGCAAACATGTATTAGTGCCGCTATTTCGTACGGTTAACTCAGATCTGAATGTAACCCTGGCATTGGCGCTCATCTCGGTCATTATGGTGCAGGTATTCGGCATTATTACCATCGGCATCGTTAAATACTCGAAACGGTTTATCAATCTGAAAAATCCGATTATCGGTTTATTAGAAGGAATTGATCAATTGGCAACAATTGTATCATTTTCATTCCGGTTGTTTGGCAATGTTTTTGCCGGCGAAGTGTTGCTGGTAATCATTGCCAGCCTGGTTCCATTCGTCGTGCCGCTGCCGTTTTACTTTCTGGAAATGTTTGTCGGTGTGATCCAGGCTTTTATTTTCGCCATTTTGTCGCTGGTATTTTTTGAAGTAGCGACCATGGAGCATCATTAA
- a CDS encoding AtpZ/AtpI family protein — protein sequence MSDRRDKNTDSDWSALRFAWELGYTIAIPVVVLAVGGAFADRWLGTKPWIMIAGIGLSMLISTVGVYMKAIRVMSRMDRTSSQTKPAPDPKNDQIH from the coding sequence ATGTCTGACCGGAGGGATAAAAACACAGACAGCGATTGGTCTGCCTTGCGTTTCGCGTGGGAACTTGGCTACACCATCGCTATTCCAGTCGTAGTTCTAGCAGTTGGAGGTGCCTTCGCCGATCGCTGGCTGGGCACTAAGCCGTGGATAATGATCGCCGGCATCGGCTTATCCATGTTAATCTCAACTGTGGGAGTTTACATGAAAGCTATCCGGGTGATGTCCCGAATGGATCGTACTTCGAGCCAAACAAAGCCAGCGCCCGACCCAAAGAATGATCAAATACATTAA
- a CDS encoding DNA recombination protein RmuC translates to MNIGNLIITIVLLIIGFVAVIAFLQAQFRRLQQDQDRKQAAMSDPMMMLKQDLQSLQQNQIEHSRQVQQTIQGQFGQSTKIIQDVTERLTKLDETNRQVVNFADQLQSLQDILKNPKQRGILGEYYLETVLKNVLPPGSYQMQYRFKDGEAVDAVVFAENKVIPIDSKFSLENYNRLAGERDESEKVRLEKLFVNDLKMRITETAKYIRPEEKTMEFAFMFIPHEAIYYDLLVNKIGAIQEDTENMIQRAARKYHVIIVSPTSFLAYLQTVMQGMRALQVEKSTKEILKNVENLGRHLKSYETYFVKMGNHLDTTVNSYNAATKEFLKVDKDVLKITKQGEAADLPLLDRTSIRPDDEE, encoded by the coding sequence ATGAACATCGGAAATCTAATTATCACCATCGTTTTACTTATTATCGGTTTTGTGGCCGTGATCGCATTTCTTCAGGCGCAATTTCGTAGATTACAACAAGACCAAGATCGCAAACAGGCCGCCATGAGCGATCCAATGATGATGTTAAAGCAAGACCTGCAATCACTGCAGCAGAATCAGATTGAACACAGCCGGCAGGTTCAACAGACCATCCAGGGTCAATTTGGCCAAAGCACCAAGATTATCCAGGACGTTACCGAGCGACTGACAAAACTGGATGAAACCAACCGCCAGGTGGTTAATTTTGCCGACCAGCTTCAGAGCCTGCAGGATATTTTGAAAAACCCAAAACAGCGGGGGATTCTTGGTGAATATTATTTGGAAACCGTGCTGAAAAATGTGCTCCCGCCCGGTTCATATCAAATGCAGTACCGATTTAAGGATGGAGAGGCGGTCGACGCGGTGGTATTTGCCGAGAACAAGGTAATTCCAATTGACTCGAAGTTTTCACTGGAGAACTATAACCGGCTGGCGGGGGAGCGGGATGAAAGCGAAAAAGTACGCTTGGAAAAACTGTTTGTCAATGATCTAAAAATGCGGATCACGGAAACAGCCAAATATATCCGCCCGGAAGAAAAAACCATGGAATTCGCCTTTATGTTCATTCCACATGAGGCGATATACTACGATTTATTGGTGAATAAAATCGGCGCTATTCAAGAAGATACAGAGAATATGATTCAGCGGGCGGCGCGTAAATACCACGTTATCATTGTATCGCCCACCTCATTTTTGGCCTATTTGCAGACTGTAATGCAAGGAATGCGAGCATTGCAAGTAGAAAAATCAACCAAAGAGATATTGAAAAACGTGGAGAACCTGGGCCGTCATTTAAAAAGCTATGAAACCTATTTTGTAAAAATGGGCAACCATCTTGATACAACCGTGAATAGCTACAATGCCGCCACCAAGGAATTCCTCAAGGTTGATAAAGACGTGTTGAAAATAACCAAACAGGGTGAGGCGGCTGATCTGCCATTGCTAGACCGCACTTCGATCCGACCGGATGACGAAGAGTAG